One genomic window of Sodaliphilus pleomorphus includes the following:
- the glpA gene encoding anaerobic glycerol-3-phosphate dehydrogenase subunit A produces the protein MNNELKSHYDVIIIGGGITGAGTARDCAMRGLSVLLVERYDFTNGATGRNHGLLHSGARYAVTDSESASECIKENMTLRKIARHCVDETDGLFITLPEDDLNYQATFVEACHKAGIRADVIDPAQARELEPAVNPTLTGAVRVPDASIDPFRLTIANVVDARLHGAQLLNYHEVTGLIINQDRVEGVKLRNNHTGQQLEVHSSLVINAAGIWGMLIAQMAGVKVNMFPAKGALLIFGHRVNNMVINRCRKPANADILVPDDTVCVIGTTSDRVPIEECDHMRVTDEEVQVLITEGEKLAPALASTRILRAYAGVRPLVASDNDPSGRSISRGIVCLDHETRDGLAGFITITGGKMMTYRMMAEVATNLACKKLHIDKPCTTATTALPGSEEKKDEATLRTYSFAQKAADGRHGTYTKQIDEADLVDDALVCECEEVSVGEVKYAVDNLHVHNLLNLRRRTRVGMGTCQGELCSCRAANLLCKSETASKEAADLARFVDERWKGMKPVAWGDTLSEAQLTATIYEDLLGLNQFSSKEGGNQ, from the coding sequence ATGAACAACGAACTTAAAAGCCATTATGACGTCATCATCATCGGGGGCGGCATCACTGGAGCCGGCACTGCGCGCGACTGCGCCATGCGCGGGTTGAGTGTGCTGCTGGTGGAGCGTTACGACTTCACCAACGGCGCAACCGGCCGCAACCACGGCCTGCTGCACAGCGGGGCACGGTATGCCGTGACCGACAGCGAGTCGGCCTCGGAGTGCATCAAGGAGAACATGACCCTGCGCAAGATTGCACGCCACTGCGTCGATGAAACCGACGGTTTGTTTATAACTCTTCCCGAGGACGATCTCAACTATCAGGCCACCTTTGTTGAGGCCTGCCACAAAGCCGGCATCAGGGCCGACGTCATCGACCCTGCCCAGGCCCGAGAGCTCGAGCCGGCAGTCAACCCCACCCTCACAGGAGCAGTGAGGGTGCCCGACGCCTCGATCGACCCCTTCCGTCTCACCATTGCCAACGTGGTCGACGCCCGCCTGCACGGCGCTCAATTGCTCAACTACCACGAGGTGACCGGTCTCATCATCAATCAAGACCGCGTCGAGGGCGTGAAGCTGCGCAACAACCACACGGGCCAGCAGCTCGAAGTGCACAGCAGCCTGGTCATCAATGCAGCCGGGATATGGGGCATGCTCATCGCCCAAATGGCCGGTGTGAAAGTCAACATGTTCCCGGCCAAGGGCGCGCTGCTCATCTTCGGGCACCGCGTCAACAACATGGTCATCAACCGCTGCCGCAAGCCAGCCAATGCCGACATTCTGGTGCCCGACGACACCGTGTGCGTGATAGGCACCACCAGCGACCGCGTGCCCATCGAGGAGTGCGACCACATGCGTGTGACCGACGAGGAAGTGCAAGTGCTCATCACCGAGGGCGAGAAGCTCGCCCCCGCGCTGGCCTCGACCCGCATCCTGCGCGCCTATGCCGGCGTGCGCCCGCTGGTGGCCAGCGACAACGACCCCTCGGGCCGCAGCATCAGCCGCGGCATCGTGTGCCTCGACCACGAGACGCGCGACGGCCTGGCCGGCTTCATCACCATCACCGGCGGCAAGATGATGACCTACCGCATGATGGCCGAGGTGGCCACCAACCTGGCCTGCAAGAAGCTGCACATCGACAAGCCCTGCACCACTGCCACCACTGCGCTGCCTGGCTCAGAGGAAAAGAAAGACGAGGCCACCCTGCGCACCTACAGCTTTGCCCAGAAGGCAGCCGACGGCCGCCACGGCACCTACACCAAGCAAATCGACGAGGCCGACCTGGTCGATGACGCCCTGGTGTGCGAGTGCGAGGAGGTGAGTGTGGGCGAGGTGAAATATGCCGTCGACAACCTGCACGTGCACAACCTGCTCAACCTGCGCCGCCGCACACGCGTGGGCATGGGCACCTGCCAGGGCGAGCTGTGCTCGTGCCGCGCCGCCAACCTGCTGTGCAAGAGCGAGACCGCCAGCAAGGAGGCCGCCGACCTGGCCCGCTTTGTCGACGAGCGCTGGAAAGGCATGAAGCCAGTAGCCTGGGGCGACACCCTGAGCGAGGCCCAGCTCACAGCCACCATATATGAAGACTTATTAGGACTAAACCAGTTCTCAAGCAAGGAAGGAGGCAACCAATGA
- the glpB gene encoding glycerol-3-phosphate dehydrogenase subunit GlpB — protein MKFDTIIIGGGLAGLTAGLALLKAGQKVALVSDGQSALHFASGSFDLLGYDAQGQAVANPVEAIAQLDATHPYSKVSDIAATAQEAQQLLAECGLKTKGDAQANHYRLTPMGALKPTWLTIDDFVTLDEPATAPWKKVLVANIMGYLDFPSKFVVAGLRQLGVEVDLKAFTTPELTRARKSPSEMRATNISKVLTHPAVVAEVARELNTLATGYDAVLVPAVAGMRDGGEATSLKEQVDTPLYYVATLPPSVPGVRTQMLLNKRFAQLGGTFLTGDQVTGGKLEGDKLMSINTAKLEDTELRARNYVLATGSFLSHGLAANYERVYEPVLGLDVDYSGERKDWSRYGVFNDQPYMHFGVATDAKLHVKKDGKVINNCYAAGAVLSGNNRVKMADGAGVDMLTALQAAKNILQK, from the coding sequence ATGAAATTTGACACCATCATTATAGGAGGAGGCCTCGCAGGCCTCACTGCCGGACTGGCACTGCTCAAAGCCGGGCAAAAGGTGGCGCTGGTGAGCGACGGGCAGAGCGCACTGCACTTTGCCTCGGGCAGCTTCGACCTGCTGGGCTACGACGCCCAGGGCCAGGCCGTGGCCAACCCCGTCGAGGCCATCGCGCAACTCGATGCAACCCACCCCTACAGCAAGGTGAGCGACATCGCCGCCACGGCACAAGAGGCACAGCAGCTGCTTGCCGAGTGCGGCCTCAAGACCAAGGGCGATGCCCAGGCCAACCACTACCGCCTCACCCCCATGGGCGCACTCAAGCCCACGTGGCTCACCATCGACGACTTTGTAACGCTCGACGAGCCCGCAACCGCACCGTGGAAAAAGGTGCTCGTGGCCAACATCATGGGCTATCTCGACTTTCCCTCCAAGTTTGTCGTGGCCGGCCTGCGCCAGCTGGGCGTGGAGGTCGACTTGAAAGCCTTCACCACCCCCGAGCTCACCCGTGCGCGCAAGTCGCCCAGCGAGATGCGTGCCACCAACATATCGAAGGTGCTCACCCACCCGGCCGTAGTGGCCGAGGTGGCCCGAGAGCTCAACACGCTGGCCACGGGCTACGACGCCGTGCTTGTGCCGGCAGTAGCAGGCATGCGCGACGGCGGCGAGGCCACCTCGCTCAAGGAGCAGGTCGACACGCCACTCTACTATGTGGCCACCCTGCCCCCGTCGGTGCCCGGCGTGCGCACCCAGATGCTGCTCAACAAGCGCTTTGCCCAGCTGGGCGGCACCTTCCTCACCGGCGACCAGGTCACTGGCGGCAAGCTCGAGGGCGACAAGCTCATGAGCATCAACACCGCCAAGCTCGAGGACACCGAGCTCAGGGCCCGCAACTATGTGCTGGCCACCGGCAGCTTCCTCTCGCACGGCCTGGCAGCCAACTACGAGCGCGTGTACGAGCCCGTGCTGGGGCTCGACGTCGACTACAGCGGCGAGCGCAAGGACTGGAGCCGCTACGGCGTGTTCAACGACCAGCCCTACATGCACTTTGGCGTGGCAACCGATGCCAAGCTGCACGTGAAGAAAGACGGCAAAGTAATCAACAACTGCTATGCTGCAGGCGCCGTGCTGAGCGGCAACAACCGCGTGAAAATGGCCGACGGTGCCGGCGTCGACATGCTCACCGCCCTGCAGGCAGCAAAAAACATCTTACAGAAATAG
- the glpC gene encoding anaerobic glycerol-3-phosphate dehydrogenase subunit GlpC, translated as MANKTQIESKSIFNFEQCLKCSICTVYCPVAAVNPTYPGPKQAGPDGERYRLKSPVFFDESLKKCLNCKRCEVACPSNVNVGDIIQAARMQYSQHKPGLRDRILASTDFVGTMANRFAPIVNTTLAWGLTKSLMHGTIGVDKHRTFPAYTNQRFETWFKRNAQASQDQYSKHVSYFHGCYVNYNFPKLGQDFVKIMNAVGYGVHLLEKERCCGVAKIANGLYDQARKHANININSIKKSVQDEGRPVLTTSSTCTFTLRDEYDHLLGIDNSSVRDQVMLATRFLFQLVDQGKVKLAFKPDYKRRIAYHSACHMERMGWTVYSTELLKMVPGIDFVMLESMCCGIAGTYGFKKENYETSQQIGAPLFEQIKNAHVDCVSTDCETCKWQIEMSTGVPVENPISILADALDVEKTIALNS; from the coding sequence ATGGCTAACAAAACTCAAATTGAAAGCAAGAGCATATTCAACTTCGAGCAATGCCTGAAGTGCTCGATATGCACAGTATATTGCCCCGTGGCAGCGGTCAACCCCACCTATCCCGGCCCCAAGCAGGCCGGCCCCGACGGCGAGCGCTACCGCCTGAAGAGCCCCGTGTTCTTCGACGAGAGCCTCAAGAAGTGCCTCAACTGCAAGCGCTGCGAGGTGGCTTGCCCCAGCAATGTGAACGTGGGCGACATCATCCAGGCGGCCCGCATGCAATACAGCCAGCACAAGCCAGGTCTGCGCGACCGCATCCTGGCCAGCACCGACTTTGTGGGCACCATGGCCAACCGCTTTGCCCCCATTGTGAACACCACCCTGGCCTGGGGCCTCACCAAGAGCCTGATGCACGGCACCATAGGCGTCGACAAGCACCGCACCTTCCCGGCCTACACCAACCAGCGCTTCGAGACGTGGTTCAAGCGCAACGCGCAGGCCAGCCAGGACCAGTATAGCAAGCACGTGAGCTACTTCCACGGGTGCTATGTAAACTACAACTTCCCCAAGCTGGGGCAAGACTTCGTGAAAATCATGAATGCGGTGGGCTACGGCGTGCATCTGCTCGAGAAAGAACGCTGCTGCGGCGTGGCCAAGATTGCCAACGGCCTCTATGACCAGGCCCGCAAGCATGCCAACATAAACATCAACTCTATTAAAAAATCGGTTCAGGACGAGGGTCGCCCTGTGTTAACCACGAGCAGCACCTGTACATTCACCCTCAGGGACGAGTACGACCACCTGCTGGGCATCGACAACAGCAGCGTGCGCGACCAGGTGATGCTGGCGACCCGCTTCCTCTTCCAGTTGGTGGACCAGGGCAAGGTGAAGCTGGCCTTCAAGCCCGACTACAAGCGGCGCATCGCCTACCACAGTGCCTGCCACATGGAGCGCATGGGCTGGACCGTATACAGCACCGAGCTGCTGAAGATGGTGCCCGGCATCGACTTTGTCATGCTCGAGAGCATGTGCTGCGGCATTGCCGGCACCTATGGATTCAAGAAGGAGAACTACGAGACGTCGCAGCAGATAGGCGCTCCGCTCTTTGAGCAAATCAAAAACGCCCATGTCGACTGCGTGTCGACCGACTGCGAGACCTGCAAGTGGCAAATCGAGATGTCGACTGGCGTGCCCGTCGAAAATCCCATCAGCATCCTGGCCGACGCCCTCGATGTGGAAAAAACCATCGCGCTCAACAGCTAA
- a CDS encoding MFS transporter — MSNFLTPPAFKPEQTGPEADARYRKLRWQVFLGIFIGYAGFYIVRKNFSMAIPALAPFGFDKGELSIVLSMNAIAYGFSKFIMASISDRSDARKFLPLGLVCAAVSMLFMIAPVQWLGAEHKSAAIALMCVLNFLVGWFNGMGWPPCGRVMTHWFSIKERGTWMSFWNCAHNVGGALVGPMAAYGATWFGSWFYGANAKYYFLIGTYAFPAAVAILIAIIAWCLIRDTPQSCGLPSIEKWSGNYAKNYKENDEKSISSKEIFKTVLSNKFLWFIAMANVFVYMIRYGCLDWAPTILTERGIDIKSAGWAYFAYEFAAIPGTIFCGWLSDHVFHGRRALPTILFMALVAVAIFIYWQNLDNLYVVIGCLIAIGFLIYGPVMLIGVQALDLAPKNAAGTAAGLTGFMGYVLGTALLANVVIGYVAENAGWSWTFALLIIACLMAILFMGLTYREEQYLVGGKKRK, encoded by the coding sequence ATGAGTAATTTTCTAACTCCCCCGGCATTTAAGCCCGAGCAAACCGGCCCCGAGGCCGACGCCAGATACAGGAAACTGCGCTGGCAGGTGTTTCTGGGCATCTTCATCGGCTATGCCGGCTTCTACATCGTGCGCAAGAATTTCTCGATGGCCATACCGGCACTTGCCCCCTTCGGCTTCGACAAGGGCGAGCTCAGCATCGTGCTCTCGATGAATGCCATTGCCTACGGTTTCTCCAAGTTTATCATGGCCAGCATCAGCGACCGCAGCGATGCCCGCAAGTTCCTGCCCCTGGGCCTTGTGTGCGCCGCCGTGTCGATGCTCTTCATGATTGCCCCCGTCCAGTGGCTGGGCGCCGAGCACAAGAGTGCAGCCATCGCGCTCATGTGCGTGCTCAACTTCCTGGTGGGCTGGTTCAACGGCATGGGCTGGCCTCCCTGCGGCCGTGTGATGACACACTGGTTCAGCATCAAGGAGCGCGGCACCTGGATGAGCTTCTGGAACTGCGCCCACAACGTGGGCGGCGCGCTGGTGGGCCCCATGGCTGCCTACGGCGCCACCTGGTTTGGCTCGTGGTTCTACGGCGCCAACGCCAAGTACTATTTCCTCATTGGCACCTATGCCTTCCCGGCTGCGGTAGCCATCTTGATTGCCATCATTGCCTGGTGCCTGATACGCGACACACCGCAATCGTGTGGTCTGCCCTCGATCGAGAAGTGGAGCGGCAACTATGCCAAGAATTACAAAGAGAACGACGAGAAATCGATCTCGAGCAAGGAGATATTCAAGACCGTGCTCAGCAACAAGTTTCTGTGGTTTATCGCCATGGCCAACGTGTTTGTCTACATGATACGCTACGGCTGTCTCGACTGGGCACCCACCATTCTCACCGAGCGCGGCATCGACATCAAGAGTGCCGGCTGGGCCTACTTTGCCTATGAGTTTGCCGCCATACCGGGCACCATCTTCTGCGGCTGGCTCAGCGACCACGTGTTCCACGGCCGCCGCGCCCTACCCACCATCTTGTTTATGGCCCTGGTGGCTGTGGCCATCTTCATCTACTGGCAAAACCTCGACAACCTCTATGTAGTGATAGGTTGCCTCATCGCCATAGGCTTCCTCATCTACGGCCCCGTGATGCTCATAGGCGTGCAGGCACTCGACCTGGCTCCCAAGAACGCTGCCGGCACCGCAGCCGGTCTCACGGGCTTCATGGGCTATGTGCTGGGCACCGCCCTGCTGGCCAACGTGGTGATAGGCTATGTGGCCGAGAATGCCGGCTGGAGCTGGACCTTTGCGCTGCTCATCATCGCCTGCCTGATGGCCATCCTGTTTATGGGCCTCACCTACCGCGAGGAGCAATATCTCGTGGGTGGCAAGAAGAGGAAATAA
- a CDS encoding MFS transporter encodes MSKEEEKTDVYASLGKDRKRFLSWQWKTIIVTMIGYALFYFVRKNMSVAMPGITAEYGITNKSFGWIIFAGSLVYGFSRFINGYTVDKYKGRLVMSLGLLLCAVSNFFFGAGANLSTMITGTYNGPDFINMFILIMGVTIILNQFFQGMGYPPCARILPHWIHPSQLATKMSVWNCSHSVGAALAVVVCGAIMGSLGTDMSNHPEVVKAITANLTNNDVADAATKALSYAAHYGAWKWCFWVPACLALAGAVFLFTCLRDEPKEVGLPDLPGTKLKVTESKNPKAKAKFEKVMVWTNRWVWTFCIANLFVYIVRMSILDWGPKFLTEASGLDIAKAAWTTAGFEIAGIIGTLSWGYITDHVFKGKGHHTCVVCMLGAAIFMAIFFAMVTMHVNNLLYISIVLMCAGFCIYGPQALIGIELGNQATKEASARANGIAGILGYLGSGLSGLIVGYVADAYGWAAVFGTMIVVALIGMLVLISMWKAPRDGYARANSIDYDSED; translated from the coding sequence ATGTCAAAAGAAGAAGAAAAAACTGACGTCTATGCCTCATTGGGCAAAGACCGCAAGAGATTTCTGAGCTGGCAATGGAAGACCATCATCGTGACCATGATAGGTTACGCCCTCTTCTACTTCGTGCGCAAAAACATGAGTGTGGCCATGCCTGGAATCACTGCCGAGTATGGCATTACCAACAAGAGCTTCGGTTGGATTATCTTTGCCGGCTCGCTGGTATATGGTTTCTCCCGCTTCATCAACGGCTACACCGTCGACAAGTACAAGGGCCGCCTGGTGATGTCGCTGGGCCTGCTGCTGTGCGCCGTGAGCAACTTCTTTTTCGGTGCCGGCGCCAACCTGAGCACAATGATCACGGGCACCTACAACGGTCCCGACTTCATCAACATGTTTATTCTGATCATGGGTGTGACCATCATCCTCAACCAGTTCTTCCAGGGTATGGGCTATCCTCCATGCGCACGCATCCTGCCGCACTGGATACACCCCAGCCAGCTGGCCACCAAGATGAGTGTGTGGAACTGCTCGCACTCGGTGGGAGCAGCCCTGGCCGTCGTGGTGTGCGGCGCCATCATGGGCTCGCTGGGCACCGACATGAGCAACCACCCCGAGGTGGTGAAAGCCATCACGGCCAACCTGACCAACAACGACGTGGCCGACGCTGCCACCAAGGCCCTCTCCTATGCCGCCCACTACGGCGCCTGGAAGTGGTGCTTCTGGGTTCCGGCCTGCCTGGCACTGGCCGGTGCAGTCTTTCTGTTCACCTGCCTGCGCGACGAGCCCAAGGAGGTGGGTTTGCCCGACCTGCCTGGCACCAAGCTCAAGGTGACCGAGAGCAAGAACCCCAAGGCCAAGGCAAAATTTGAGAAAGTGATGGTGTGGACCAACCGCTGGGTGTGGACCTTCTGCATCGCCAACCTCTTTGTATATATCGTGCGCATGAGCATCCTCGACTGGGGACCCAAGTTCCTGACCGAGGCCAGCGGCCTCGACATTGCCAAGGCAGCATGGACCACTGCCGGCTTTGAGATCGCAGGCATCATCGGCACCCTGTCGTGGGGCTACATCACCGACCACGTGTTCAAGGGCAAGGGCCACCACACCTGCGTGGTGTGCATGCTGGGCGCTGCCATCTTCATGGCCATCTTCTTTGCCATGGTGACGATGCACGTCAACAACCTGCTCTACATCTCGATCGTGCTCATGTGCGCCGGCTTCTGCATCTACGGCCCGCAGGCCCTCATCGGCATCGAGCTGGGCAACCAGGCCACCAAGGAGGCCAGTGCACGCGCCAACGGCATCGCCGGCATCCTGGGCTATCTGGGCAGCGGCCTGAGCGGCCTCATCGTGGGCTATGTGGCCGACGCCTATGGCTGGGCAGCCGTGTTTGGCACCATGATTGTCGTGGCACTCATCGGCATGCTCGTGCTCATCTCGATGTGGAAGGCTCCGCGCGACGGTTACGCACGTGCCAACAGCATCGACTACGACAGCGAGGATTAA
- a CDS encoding HAD-IIA family hydrolase, which produces MKFDRYMSPLGEEKLMEWCRKIKHVALDMDGTIYMGSTLFPYTHKFLDTLTRNGITYSFLTNNPTKSHKDYLLKLERLGIKATDEQMYTSSLATIDYIKQHYPKAKRLFTLGTPSMQEEFVKAGFELCADDAASRPDLLVVAFDTTLVYSRLCRAAWWASKPEIPYIATNPDWVCPTDEETILVDCGSLQKCIEGATKRKADVVIGKPNPNMLYCIRDKYGLKSDEIAMVGDRIYTDVATAQNAGSLGVLVLSGETTLETALANDPNPDLTALNIEVFGQLLEKSRKI; this is translated from the coding sequence ATGAAATTTGACAGATACATGTCGCCGCTGGGCGAGGAGAAACTCATGGAGTGGTGCCGCAAGATAAAGCACGTGGCACTCGACATGGACGGCACCATCTACATGGGCTCGACCCTGTTTCCCTACACCCACAAGTTTCTCGACACGCTCACGCGCAACGGCATCACCTACTCGTTCTTGACCAACAACCCCACCAAGAGCCACAAGGACTACCTGCTCAAGCTCGAGCGGCTGGGCATCAAAGCCACCGACGAGCAGATGTACACCTCCTCGCTGGCCACCATCGACTACATCAAGCAGCACTACCCCAAGGCCAAGCGCCTCTTCACCCTGGGCACGCCCAGCATGCAAGAGGAATTTGTGAAGGCAGGCTTCGAGCTGTGTGCCGACGATGCTGCTTCCCGCCCCGACCTGCTGGTGGTGGCCTTCGACACCACGCTCGTCTACAGCCGCCTGTGCCGCGCCGCCTGGTGGGCATCGAAACCCGAAATACCCTATATCGCCACCAACCCCGACTGGGTGTGCCCCACCGACGAGGAGACCATACTGGTCGACTGCGGCTCGCTGCAGAAGTGCATCGAGGGAGCCACCAAGCGCAAGGCCGACGTGGTGATAGGCAAGCCCAACCCCAACATGCTCTACTGCATACGCGACAAGTACGGCCTCAAGAGCGACGAGATAGCCATGGTGGGCGACCGCATCTACACCGATGTGGCCACCGCCCAAAACGCCGGCAGCCTGGGCGTGCTGGTGCTCAGTGGCGAGACCACGCTCGAGACAGCCCTGGCCAACGATCCCAATCCCGACCTGACGGCCCTGAATATCGAGGTTTTCGGCCAACTGCTGGAAAAATCAAGAAAAATTTAG